The segment GGGAGACACGACGTCACATGAAAAGCACTCATAGCCGTCCAGACGTGTCACGGCACGTCATGTCCACGTCTTGCATGCCGTTCTGGCGGAATATTATTATACAACAACCCAACGGCAGCAACGTGCAACCCCGACTGAGAGCGTCACCTCGGTCAAAGCGCTCGGCACACTGTCCCGCCAGCTGCTGCACCGTCGTCGTCGGGAGGACGCCCAGCGTCTTGGGGTTGCTTCCGCTCTCCGGACAACACACTGTGAGGAAGTCCTGCCCAACAGACGCAGGGGGAGtcaaccacacgcacacacctgtgtgcctgcgtgcgtgcgtgtgcgtgcgtgcttacCCGCACAGAGTGCTGGTCCACACGCTCCTGATTGAGCGTGCGCCTCCTCTCCCAGCGGTGGATGGAGTCCTGAACCTCTCTGCTGAGTTGACGCGTTGCTGACCTCTGCTGGTCAAAGGTCTTAATGTGTTCCACAGCTCCATAGGTGGTGGTCAGATAATAGGaccctacacgcacacacacacacacacacacacacacgtgcacgggCCCAGTCAATCATGCAGTAAATACAACGGGACAGTAAATGTGCACGTACCTTCCCCCAGAGCCAGCGACGGGTCCATTAACTCCATCATATACTCAACATCCAGCTGCAGGTTCGACAGGTTGCATCTCGCCAGAACATACATCATTACAGGCAGGAAATCATCGGCGCCGTGGCTCCGCCCTAAACACACGTTTGGGTTTGAGACTCAGTTCTTCTCTCCGGGATACACAAAGAAGCGGCGGTTAGAAGCGCTCGAGGTTCCGACCGGGGCTGCTGACGGACATGGAGTCGTAGATGATCCGGCAggccttcagcagcagctcgatCTTCCTCTGCGGCGAGTACTCCAGGTGGAGGCTGTTCAGCTTCACGCTGATCTTGTCCATGGCAGAAGCCTCGGGGACGGCCGTGGCGATTCCCAACGCCGTGGTGGTGCTGCCGAGGACAACGGACTGACACACGCCCGTAGCCGTCACACACACTGATTGCCACCTGGTCCACGCGCCGTGCACCGTGCGCGGAGAGGCCGACGGGCGCTACCTGGTTCTGTGCCAGCTGTTTCAGGCCGTGAAGTTTCTCCAGCCTCTGGTAAATGGGCTCTCTCAGCGGCTTCAGCACACTTTTACACAGAGCAGCTTCCACGATGCTCTCTGCAGGGACAAAGGGGGACCAGACACGGGGACCAGACACGGGGATCACACACGGGGACCGGACACGGGGACCGGACACGGGGACCGGACACGGGGACCGGACACGGGGACCAGACACGGGGATCACACACGGGGACCAGACACGGGGACCGGACACGGGGACCAGACACGGGGACCAGACACAGGGACCAGACACGGGGACCGGACACGGGGACCGGACACGGGGACCGGACACGGGGACCGGACACGGGGACCGGACACGGGGACCGGACACGGGGACCGGACACGGGGACCACACACGGGGACCACACACGGGGACCGGACACGGGGACCAGACACGGGGACCAGACACGGGGACCAGACACGGGGACCACACACGGGGACCGGACACGGGGACCAGACACGGGGACCACACACGGGGACCACACACGGGGACCAGACACGGGGACCGGACACGGGGACCGGACACGGGGACCAGACACGGGGACCAGACACGGGGACCGGACACGGGGACCACACACGGGGACCGGACACGGGGACCGGACACGGGGACCGGACACGGGGACCAGACACGGGGACCAGACACGGGGACCACACACGGGGACCAGACACGGGGACCTTGTCTTTTAGGTGTACGGTGGCGTTGACTCCGCCCTACAGGTAACCCTCTGAGCATCTATAACAACATCTGTACTCGACGGGCTTTGATGATGGAACGAGGCGAGGCGGTACCCAGCTTGTCTTGCGCGTACAGGTGCTGTGGTTCCAGCATGCCTTGCAGCTCGGCGCTCTGCAGCAGGTAACTCTTCAGCTGAGTCATCATCTGTCggatctcctgcagcagctcggtGGGGGACGAGTGGTCGGACATGGTTTCCAGCGTGAAAGCCCGGTGCTCCTTGACCTGAATCAGAGCATGAaagctcagctgctgctggcgcCGTCGCCCTGTGAGCCGGGCCGGagcccccacgccccccccccccccccgtcagcgtACTCACCAGACTACCAAAGTAGCTCAGGGGGTCCCGGGCCAGCTCCACGATGCGCTGAGTGAGCCGGCGGTCGTGGCTGATGAGGCCGGTGAGGACCGTGGACAGGCGGTGGCGGGCCCGGTCCAGAATGACGGTGGTGGGGGTCCTCCTCACTGCTACCTTGGGGCTGCGGCTGAGAACAAGCCGTTCATGAAGTTTGGATCGGTGCCGCCGTCCAGCCTCATGATTCATGAACAACAGGCCCGTGTGGTGAGTTCTGCACGAGAACAGCACCGACCAGCTCGCCAGCTAAACATTCATTCTGATCTGGACCTGCACCAACGTCTGTGCAGAACCTCTGGATCCCGCGTGCACACCGAGCAGCCGTCACACACGACCCGTAACCCTGCTAGCAACAAACTTTATAACACTATCATCATTGCTTTGGGATTATCACTATGCTGCTGTTGAGagaagccacgccccctcccgGCAGGGGGCGGGGGCGTGGCCTCTGACGGCCAGCCGCTCACCACCTACTTGAggttctgctcctgctctgggCTCGGCTCTGCTTCGTCCTCTGCGCTGCTGGTGGAGCAGGAGTCCGGGTCGGTTCCGATCACAGAGCCCCCCCGGGGCGAGTACAGGGACACATCTGGGCGCCGTGCTTGGCAGGGAGGGGCTACTCTCAGCCCGgcactctgattggctcgtcctcctccagcctggtTCTGGCCCACAGGTAACCGTGGACTACTTGGTTTGCGTCTTGGAGGGGGAACTGGGCGAGATGGTTTCTTCACCAACGGGCTGGACCTAGTCTTGTCCTCTTTGTCCACCTGCATGTCTTTGTCCTGCTGTTCACCTTCTCTGTCCTTTTGAGGCCCCTCCTCCTGAGACGGGCTGTTCTTTCGTTCCACCACCTCACTCAGCAGGCctgatttcctgtctgtcttgTCCCGCCTCTCTCCTAATCCCTCTCGCTCTGCCTCCTTTGCAGGATTCTCTCccttctccccctcccccccctcgcCTGCATCTCGGGCAGTGCTCTTCCTGGAGGAGGTGCGACTGAGAGGGGCGGGAGGCAGAGGGGGAGCGGCTCGGCCCTGCAGGGGGACCGGAGGCCGTAACGGATGAGGtgacttcctctcttctctctcgcctgctcctccccttccttcctcttttttcttcgCAGCTGGAGAAGGTGAAGCGTGAACCgaggggggagaggagaacAGGAGGCCCATTCCAGCCCCCGAGCCCAGGCTGGGCGGTCGCGGCGGGGGACGCTTGTACTTCATTTCCCGGCTGGACGTGTCTTTGTTcagacctttgacctctgggcTGATTTTCTGCGGGGCTTCTCCGTTCTGCAGATAGGGGGCGGTGTTTCCATCAAGGCTGGAGCCAGAGTGCCGGTTCGAGTCCCTGGTGCTCTCCTCCACTGGGTCCACGTACACGTAGAGTCTGCCGAGGTCCTGGTCCAGGTCCTGGTCCAGGTCCTGCTCATTTGTCTGCTGGTTCAGATCGGATGTCCAGAAATCTGCAACAAATCCAGCCCATAAAAAAAGACGTTTTAGCTTCTCTTACTTTGATGAAGTATGTTTCTACATGATTATATGAAATCTGACTGAGCTTGATGCTTCGTTAATGACCAGTTTCATACGtataatataaaaacataaagaaagtgtatatattttacaatacttatcattcatttcatttgcataTCTCCACCATGAGATTAACGCGTTAATGATGTGGCTTCATGTACCTGCACCCATAGCAGAGatggcctccagctcctctctcttggttgccatggaaatagCCCGGGGCAACCTCAGTGGGATGGTCAGGGTGTCCCTGATTGGCGAAGGCAATTATAGAAAGCCAGCATTATATAAAAAGCAGGGACTTTGAATGCTGCAACATGACacaaaggaggcggagctagaagtggctgctgttggggaggacgatgtaaaggacagggtgaagtgtaGACGGCTGGGTTTCTGTggcagaaagtacagtagtggtagtagtatcATGTACTCTGTctgtaaatgtacatttactCTACAGACATGTTGGTTTATTAGGGCCTGCAATAATGGGCCTGGTTTTGTTACAGTGGTAATAGATTACTTTATATTGCATGTGTATCTTAACGTTTTATATGGgtaataaattactttatattGCATGTGTATGTTAACGTTTTATATGGGTAATAGATTACTTTATATTGCATGTGTATGTTAACGTTTTATATGGGTAATAGATTACTTTATATTGCATGTGTATGTTAACGTTTCATATGGTAATAGATTACTTTATATTGCATGTGTATCTTAACGTTTCATATGGTAATAGATTACTTTATATTGCATGTGTATGTTAACGTTTCATATGGTAATAGATTACTTTATATTGCATGTGTATCTTAACGTTTCATATGgtaataaattactttatattGCATGTGTATCTTAACGTTTCATATGGTAATAGATTACTTTCTATTGCATGTGTATCTTAACGTTTCATATGgtaataaattactttatattGCATGTGTATCTTAACGTTTCATATGgtaatagattactttatgtGTGTTACCTGCTGCTACAGTAGAAGGAGATCAGCTTGTAGATGTCATCAAAAAGCAGACAGGAGCCGTCTAAGTGGACAACTGGGACACGAAACCGAACAGATcagtaacgcccccccccccccccccaggtcgtCCTGCTGCAGCGTTACCATTGTGTCCTACATACAGGCCTTGTGTTGTCTGATCCTCAGGCTGTGCACGAGCGGCGCCCCCTGTTCCTCCGGCAGGCGGACTGACAGCGTCATGCCCTCGTCTTCGCTGCTGTGAACCAGGAACGCCTGCAGAAGGTCAGACAGCAGAGCAGGGGCAGTAGAACCTGCTCCTGGGGCTGCAGGACGGAGAACCCTGCATGCGTTGGGAGGCTTGTTTGAAGCACGTTGCATGCAGTAGACgagcttttatttctgttcctAACAGCATCCTTCTCTTTATTTATGGGTGTTATGACGAGTTACTCTGTGTTCTAGAAAGCTATTTCTGCAGCCATAAAATGAACTTTAATGCTTTAATGTAGAACGCCGACTCGTATTTGCAGAGATAACGTAAACATGTCGTTCATCAAGTATATCATACACTATAGGAACAAAGTTACAATGCATCAGAGTTTACTTTCAATTCTTAactagttaccctcgccgaaggggaggcgagggtatcgcaattgggtccgtttgtccgtttgtctgtttgcttgtctgtccgagcgcataactcaaaaactagtaacccaatcgacttgtaatttttacacaagcaaggttctgtccgtggctcggtcctccccgagaatggagttgatccggatctggatccagattctagaatgttttaaaggattctttaacattgcgagatagggcactttttgacatttttcttaatttcttcaaaacgcatggcggtatggatctgaaaaaaatcacacataagtactccttaaaggtctatgaccatgactaatttcagccggatccggatcacaatccggatctgagagctaattttcattctaaaatcggcatttttcaggagtccatcctgacctcaattctggagctagagacttcagatttggtgtgaacactcatagttcattctagtttcatatatgttacagttgtagttgtatcttgtcccgttccggagcagcaagctagcgcaggtttggcccctctgatccggaagccctgtttactgtctcacaagatccaatagtcttttggaggtggggtctgcaatctctgattggctcttgtTAATAAATGCTGTACTTCCTTTCTGGGAGGGGCACGGCTGAGTCGAGGACGTCTCGTGTCTCTGCGTGCATACGGAACTGCACTGAGAGATTATTCTCTGCAGAGACGGGAAGGTTTGTGATTTCTGTTAGACTTCATGcaaagtgatgggacacgccagtacgagcggagtacaccGACGTGTACAATCCTCAGACAGAAGGACGCTGTCAAGAAcgcaaagccttccagaggcagaactattatgtctaagtttatgtacgagtacctgtaaggtacaattactgtgtctacgtaccgtccaaTCCAAAACATTGGTTTGACATACGAGTAATTTGAGTtccgagctcggtccaggaacgagttCTACTCGTATATCAAGGTATTTATTAGTGTACAGCACTGAAACTGCTGCGCTGTTGAAGTACTGTTCACACTACATTGTGTACACAGGTTGTGTTAACAAGTACCTTTCATCTGACAACCAAAACGTTTCTAAGAAGTATTAGCTGGAATTGTCATCCCCTGGTTTGAAGTGAAAACAGTCTGTTATTGGTTCTCACCCCAGCCGCCTCTCTCTCCAGTAGGCTTGTGGTTTGATCAGGGCCGACTCCTGTAGGCTGCCACACTGAGGCGCTCCCAACCAGCCTGTCCATGGCCCCCAACCACGGAGGAGATGGGGAGGAGGGTGGAATGACAGGAGGGGGAGGCAATGTTGGAGATagcaagggaggaggaggaggaggaagaggagataaaGAGGAAGTAGCGTCAGTTGgctggagagaaggagagacaggagtAGGACAaagtggaggagggagagatgaggaagaggggaTAGAGGAGAGCGGGGGAGGAACAgagggaggagtggaggaggcATTGGGgcaaggaggagggagggatgggggaGCAAAGGGGAGTTGGGAGGACTTTGCCCCAGGAGGTGGTGGTATGGGACGACATGGCCGGGCCGGAGGCAGGGAGGAGGGCAAGGAAGGCGGAGAATGGAGAGAAGATGCAGGGACGGGGGCATTTGAGGAAAGGGCTTGAGGGTCAAGCGTTCCTGTCAGAGGGACGGTGAGGCTGCAAAGACGAAAAGGAGGAGTGAGCAGAACTCTGGCAGCAATTCTGATCAATCGCATTGATTAGAATCAATCTTCAGACTCTTTCACAAGGTTAACGCAACGTCAGACAATCTCTCAGCCAGAGAGACAAATAAATCCCGTCCGTGTTCCAGACGTCGAGGAATCCTGAGTCGTTTCTCCCGGCCTTTGACAACGGCGAGACGTTCCCTGAGTTCTTCGTGTGCGACCCTGGTGACCGCCAGCGTGTGACGAGATCGGTTCCCTCGTTGGGTCGGGAGctcgtgtttctactgccgtgtttctactgccgtgtttctcctggtgtgtttctactgttgtgtttctactgctgtgtttctcctggtgtgtttctattgttttgtttctactgctgtgtttctactgccgtgtttctgctaCCATGTTTCTACTGCTgagtttctgctgccgtgtttctatggccgtgtttctgctgccgtgtttctactggcgtgtttctgctcccgtctttctactgttgtgtttctactggtgtgtttctactgctgtgtttctactggcgtgtttctgctgccgtctttctactgttgtgtttctcctggtgtgtttctactgttgtgtttctactgctgtgtttctcctggtgtgtttctattgttttgtttctactgctgtgtttctactgccgtgtttctgctaccgtgtttctactgctgagtttctgctgccgtgtttctactggcgtgtttctgctcccgtctttctactgttgtgtttctactggtgtgtttctactgctgtgtttctactggcgtgtttctgctcccgtctttctactgttgtgtttctactggtgtgtttctactgccgtgtttctgctgccgtgtttctactggcgtgtttctgctcccgtctttctactgttgtgtttctactggtgtgtttctactgctgtgtttctactggcgtgtttctgctcccgtctttctactgttgtgtttctcctggtgtgtttctattgttttgtttctactgctgtgtttctcctggtgtgtttctattgttttgtttctactgctgtgtttctactgccgtgtttctgctaCCATGTTTCTACTGCTgagtttctgctgccgtgtttctatggccgtgtttctgctgccgtgtttctactggcgtgtttctgctcccgtctttctactgttgtgtttctactggtgtgtttctactgctgtgtttctactggcgtgtttctgctgccgtctttctactgttgtgtttctcctggtgtgtttctactgttgtgtttctactgctgtgtttctcctggtgtgtttctattgttttgtttctactgctgtgtttctactgccgtgtttctgctaccgtgtttctactgctgagtttctgctgccgtgtttctactggcgtgtttctgctcccgtctttctactgttgtgtttctactggtgtgtttctactgctgtgtttctactggcgtgtttctgctcccgtctttctactgttgtgtttctactggtgtgtttctactgccgtgtttctgctgccgtgtttctactggcgtgtttctgctcccgtctttctactgttgtgtttctactggtgtgtttctactgctgtgtttctactggcgtgtttctgctcccgtctttctactgttgtgtttctactggtgtgtttctactgctgtgtttctactggtgtgtttctactgccgtgtttctactggaATGTTTCTACTggcgtgtttctactgccgtgtttctcctggtgtgtttctactgttgtgtttctactgccgtctttctactgccgtgtttctgctgccgtgtttctgctgttgtgtttctgctggcgtgtttctactgccgtgtttctactgccgtgtttctcctggtgtgtttctactgttttgtttctactggtgtgtttctactgttgtgtttctactgccgtgtttctactggcgtgtttctactgccgtgtttctgctgccgtgtttctgctgttgtgtttctgctggcgtgtttctactgccgtgtttctactgccgtgtttctcctGGTGTGTTTCTACTGTTTTGTTTCTACTGGCGTGTTTCTACTGGCATGTTTCTCCTGGcgtgtttctactgttgtgtttctgctgccgtgtttctgctgccgtgtttccGCTGCCGTGTTTCcgctgccgtgtttctactgccgtgtttctactgccgtgtttctcctggtgtgtttctactgttgtgtttctactgccgtgtttctcctggtgtgtttctactgttgtgtttctactggcCTGTTTCTattgttgtgtttctactgccgtgtttctactgccgtgtttctactggtgtgtttctgctgccgtgtttcaGCTGGCGTGTTTCTCCTggtgtgtttctactgttgtgtttctcctggtgtgtttctactgttgtgtttctactgctgtctttctactgccgtgtttctgctgccgtgtttctgctgttgtgtttctgctggcgtgtttctactgccgtgtttctcctggtgtgtttctcctggtgtgtttctactgttttgtttctactgccgtgtttctactgccgtgtttctaccgccgtgtttctactgccgtgtttctcctggtgtgtttctactgttgtgtttctactgttgtgtttctactgccgtgtttctcctggtgtgtttctactgttgtgtttctactgtcgtgtttctactgccgtgtttctcctggtgtgtttctattgttttgtttctgctgccgtgtttctgctgctgtgtttctactcccgtgtttctactgccgtgtttctgctcccgtgtttctactggtgtgtttctactgccgtgtttctactgttgtgtttctactcccgtgtttctactggcgtgtttctgctgccgtgtttctgctgctgtgttcctgctgccgtgtttctactgttgtgtttctactgccgtgtttctactgctgtgtttctgctggcgtgtttctgctggcgtgtttctgctggcgtgtttctgctgccgtgtttctgctgccgtgtttctactgccgtgtttctactgccgtgtttctactgttgtgtttctacttccgtgtttctactggcgtgtttctgctgccgtgtttctgctgctgtgtttctactgccgtgtttctgctgctgtgtttctactgccgtgtttctgctgccgtgtttctactgccgtgtttctgctgctgtgtttctactgccgtgtttctgctcccgtgtttctactgttgtgtttctactgctgtgtttctactgttgtgtttctactccCGTGTTCTActggcgtgtttctgctgccgtgtttctgcgGCCGTGTTTTActggcgtgtttctgctgccgtgtttctgctgctgtgtttctactgccgtgtttctactgttgtgtttctactccCGTGTGTCTActggcgtgtttctgctgctgtgtttctgctgccgtgtttctgctgccgtgtttctgttgccgtgtttctactgacATGTTTCTACTCC is part of the Brachionichthys hirsutus isolate HB-005 chromosome 18, CSIRO-AGI_Bhir_v1, whole genome shotgun sequence genome and harbors:
- the rin3 gene encoding ras and Rab interactor 3 encodes the protein MMEDNDASKDTGLTVPLTGTLDPQALSSNAPVPASSLHSPPSLPSSLPPARPCRPIPPPPGAKSSQLPFAPPSLPPPCPNASSTPPSVPPPLSSIPSSSSLPPPLCPTPVSPSLQPTDATSSLSPLPPPPPPLLSPTLPPPPVIPPSSPSPPWLGAMDRLVGSASVWQPTGVGPDQTTSLLEREAAGAFLVHSSEDEGMTLSVRLPEEQGAPLVHSLRIRQHKAFVHLDGSCLLFDDIYKLISFYCSSRDTLTIPLRLPRAISMATKREELEAISAMGADFWTSDLNQQTNEQDLDQDLDQDLGRLYVYVDPVEESTRDSNRHSGSSLDGNTAPYLQNGEAPQKISPEVKGLNKDTSSREMKYKRPPPRPPSLGSGAGMGLLFSSPPSVHASPSPAAKKKEEGRGGAGEREERKSPHPLRPPVPLQGRAAPPLPPAPLSRTSSRKSTARDAGEGGEGEKGENPAKEAEREGLGERRDKTDRKSGLLSEVVERKNSPSQEEGPQKDREGEQQDKDMQVDKEDKTRSSPLVKKPSRPVPPPRRKPSSPRLPVGQNQAGGGRANQSAGLRVAPPCQARRPDVSLYSPRGGSVIGTDPDSCSTSSAEDEAEPSPEQEQNLNRSPKVAVRRTPTTVILDRARHRLSTVLTGLISHDRRLTQRIVELARDPLSYFGSLVKEHRAFTLETMSDHSSPTELLQEIRQMMTQLKSYLLQSAELQGMLEPQHLYAQDKLESIVEAALCKSVLKPLREPIYQRLEKLHGLKQLAQNQSVVLGSTTTALGIATAVPEASAMDKISVKLNSLHLEYSPQRKIELLLKACRIIYDSMSVSSPGRSHGADDFLPVMMYVLARCNLSNLQLDVEYMMELMDPSLALGEGSYYLTTTYGAVEHIKTFDQQRSATRQLSREVQDSIHRWERRRTLNQERVDQHSVRDFLTVCCPESGSNPKTLGVLPTTTVQQLAGQCAERFDRGDALSRDSYMLSVCIDGVHRPLAPTELAVAAKNRCRPGDYSFVFHPIDQPINQRGRTCPSEPPPVLPEVFLPAETPAVDATEPEAEEDSLISL